The DNA sequence CCGTCGCCGGCGGGTGCGGCTGCGTGGGAGGCTTCGCGTGAGCCGACCGGCTCTTCAGCGTGTGGACTTCGTGGCTGTGGGCCGCGGTGCTCGGGGGTCTCCGCCCGCAGTGGGTATCTCTACGTGAGCCGTCGAGTGCGGCCGGAATCCGTGGGACGGTGGTGACGTGGACCAGACCCGGTTGCTTCTTGTTCTCCGGCACGCCAAGTCGGCCTGGCCGTACGGCGTTGACGATCACGAACGCCCGCTCGGGCCGCGGGGGCTCAAAGACGCTCCCAAGGCCGGGCGCTGGCTGCGGGAACACGGCTACCTGCCCGAGCGCGTCCGCTGCTCCACCGCCCGCCGGGCGCGGGAGACCTGGCAGCTCGTCTCCGGGGAGTTCGAACAGCAGCCGCTCGTCGAGTTCGATGATGAGCTCTACGGCGGGGACTACCTGGACATCGCGCGCCGGACGGCGGACGACGTCACGAGGCTTGCGCTTGTCGGGCATGAGCCCAGTGTCAGCGAGGTGACTTTTCAGCTCGCCGGAAGAACTGCGATCGACGCGTTTCCGACCGGTGCCGTTGCGGTATTCGCGGTGACGGAAAGCTGGGCCCGTCTCGAGCGGGCCCAGCTGACCGCTTTCTTCCGGCCGCGGGATTTCGCCTGAATCAGACTCCGGCGACCGAGGAAATCCAGCTGCGGTAACGCGTGATGTTCGTGTACGCGGTGTTGTTCGAGCGGTCGCTCGTCGACGCGACGCCGACCTGGCGGCCTGAGGCGAACATCGGTCCGCCCGAGTCGCCGCCGGCCGTGATGCCGTTGACGCGGTTCGCGCACACCGCGATGCCGCCCGCGTAGTCGCTGCAGCCGATCGAGTTCACCCGGACCGTGGCGACCTTCAGGTACCGCGACTGGCAGTTGATCTCGGAGCCGCACTGGCTGGTCGCGCCCCAGCCGTAGACCGAGACGTTCTGGCCGACGGCCACGTTGCCGACGGCGCCGAGCGGGGAGTACGTCGCGCTCACCGACGTCGTCAAGCGGACGATCGCCAGGTCGGCGCTCGGATTCCTCGTGATCGTGGAGCCGGTGGCCGTGGTGCCGCCGGTGGTCTGGTCCAGGCTGCCGATCCGGAACGTGTACGTCCCGGCGCTGCTGACGCAGTGTTTCGCGGTCAGGATGTACTGCGGCGCGATGATCGTCGCGGTGCAGTTCTGCTGGCCGTTCACGAACAGCCGCGCCGCCCAGGGACCGCTCGAAGCGTTGCTGCCGCCGATGATCGACGTCTGCGCCGTCGCGGGGCCGGCGAG is a window from the Amycolatopsis sp. NBC_00355 genome containing:
- a CDS encoding SixA phosphatase family protein — protein: MDQTRLLLVLRHAKSAWPYGVDDHERPLGPRGLKDAPKAGRWLREHGYLPERVRCSTARRARETWQLVSGEFEQQPLVEFDDELYGGDYLDIARRTADDVTRLALVGHEPSVSEVTFQLAGRTAIDAFPTGAVAVFAVTESWARLERAQLTAFFRPRDFA
- a CDS encoding S1 family peptidase; this translates as MKVRFGKFVLLAASTALAVVGLAGPATAQTSIIGGSNASSGPWAARLFVNGQQNCTATIIAPQYILTAKHCVSSAGTYTFRIGSLDQTTGGTTATGSTITRNPSADLAIVRLTTSVSATYSPLGAVGNVAVGQNVSVYGWGATSQCGSEINCQSRYLKVATVRVNSIGCSDYAGGIAVCANRVNGITAGGDSGGPMFASGRQVGVASTSDRSNNTAYTNITRYRSWISSVAGV